From the genome of Methylomonas sp. UP202, one region includes:
- a CDS encoding tetratricopeptide repeat protein, whose translation MKASFWIAILWEIATLPGCTQTPPPVANVNTVTICDESGCADRPRNYASFDPAKRSPEEEAANQRMADLEALAEKDPSAAYDLALRLFRGDGIKQNTHKSVEWMRSAGERGHFEAQKALGRLYLTGLGEMGSDPGEAEKWLSMTASKGDKEARTLLKEATQARQTLQSNYRYWDRWRSTFYNYWSSGYNYHWRWDTGRWYYNY comes from the coding sequence ATGAAAGCATCGTTCTGGATAGCAATTCTATGGGAAATCGCGACTTTGCCGGGGTGTACGCAGACGCCGCCGCCGGTTGCAAACGTCAACACCGTTACCATTTGCGACGAAAGCGGTTGCGCCGACCGGCCCAGGAATTACGCAAGCTTCGACCCGGCCAAACGCAGTCCGGAGGAGGAAGCCGCCAATCAGCGGATGGCCGATCTGGAAGCCCTCGCGGAAAAAGACCCTTCCGCCGCCTACGATTTAGCATTACGGCTATTTCGCGGCGACGGCATCAAACAAAATACGCATAAATCCGTGGAATGGATGCGCAGCGCCGGCGAGCGCGGGCATTTCGAAGCCCAGAAAGCGCTGGGACGTTTGTACTTGACCGGCTTGGGCGAAATGGGGTCGGACCCCGGCGAGGCCGAAAAATGGCTGAGCATGACCGCGAGCAAGGGCGACAAAGAGGCGCGTACGCTGCTAAAGGAAGCTACCCAAGCTCGGCAAACCTTGCAAAGCAACTACCGCTATTGGGATCGCTGGCGTTCGACCTTCTATAACTATTGGTCTAGCGGATATAACTACCACTGGCGCTGGGACACCGGGCGTTGGTATTACAACTACTAA
- the ychF gene encoding redox-regulated ATPase YchF: protein MALHCGIVGLPNVGKSTLFNALTKATIAAENYPFCTIDPNVGVVPVPDPRMDKLAEIVKPERILPTTIEFVDIAGLVAGASKGEGLGNQFLGNIRETDAIVHVVRCFEDDNVIHVAGKVDPIGDIEVINTELALADMASVEKALQKAAKIAKSGNKDELARKEVLERVLEQLNRGEPVRTLGLSDDEVKLIKELCLITIKPTLYVANVQDDGFDDNPMLDQVRAFAEKEGSSVVAVCAAIEAEIAQLEDEEKKEFLQDLGLDEPGLDRVVRAAYQLLNLSTYFTAGVKEVRAWTIPVNATAPQAAGVIHSDFEKGFIRAEVISYQDFVGYNGELGAKDAGKWRLEGKEYKVQDGDVMHFRFNV from the coding sequence ATGGCACTTCATTGCGGAATCGTTGGCTTGCCCAACGTCGGTAAATCGACTTTATTCAATGCGTTGACCAAAGCCACGATCGCCGCCGAAAACTATCCCTTTTGCACCATCGATCCCAACGTCGGCGTGGTCCCGGTCCCCGATCCGCGCATGGATAAACTGGCGGAAATCGTCAAACCCGAGCGCATACTGCCGACGACGATAGAATTCGTCGATATTGCCGGACTGGTGGCCGGTGCGTCCAAGGGCGAAGGCTTGGGTAACCAATTTCTGGGAAATATCCGCGAAACCGATGCCATTGTTCATGTCGTCAGATGTTTTGAAGACGACAACGTTATTCACGTGGCGGGCAAGGTCGATCCGATCGGCGATATTGAGGTGATCAATACCGAATTGGCATTGGCCGATATGGCATCGGTCGAAAAAGCATTGCAGAAAGCGGCGAAAATCGCCAAGTCCGGAAACAAGGACGAATTGGCCCGAAAAGAAGTGTTGGAGCGGGTGTTGGAACAATTGAATCGGGGTGAGCCGGTCCGCACGCTCGGCTTGAGTGACGATGAAGTCAAGTTGATCAAGGAGTTATGCTTGATCACCATCAAGCCGACTCTATACGTCGCCAACGTACAGGACGACGGTTTCGACGATAACCCGATGCTGGATCAAGTCAGGGCATTCGCGGAAAAGGAAGGCTCCTCGGTTGTCGCGGTCTGCGCAGCAATCGAAGCCGAGATCGCTCAGCTCGAAGACGAAGAGAAAAAGGAGTTTTTGCAGGATCTGGGTTTGGATGAGCCAGGGCTGGATCGCGTCGTTCGCGCCGCCTATCAGTTGTTGAATTTGTCCACTTATTTTACAGCCGGCGTCAAGGAAGTCCGCGCTTGGACCATTCCCGTGAACGCGACCGCGCCGCAAGCCGCAGGCGTTATCCACTCCGATTTCGAAAAAGGCTTCATCCGCGCCGAAGTGATCTCTTATCAAGATTTTGTCGGCTACAACGGCGAGCTGGGCGCTAAGGATGCTGGAAAATGGCGTTTGGAAGGTAAAGAGTACAAGGTGCAAGACGGCGATGTCATGCATTTCCGTTTCAACGTTTGA
- a CDS encoding cytochrome c peroxidase produces MYRHLFSARTIEPAAHSRAARIFLNTALITGLLAGAGVSANTTIVQAPADARSFGLESLRLAVRQDGGAPLPEGLDRFVKNREAALQLGKALFWDSQIGSDGVQACASCHFHAGADSRAKNQLNPGFLAVANAKTNPIDGFANANKINAADFEIKGPNARLTRQDFPFVKTIDSVVQGANSAIDPSTGNSNDIAGSMGMLYTFFDHVNPGLAVDSGTPVQDPVWNLFGKKNVRRSVPRNAPSVINAVFNFSNFWDGRANPHFNGQDGFGDQNPNAAIVVNTPDGLALEQISLAQASLASQAMDPTVSFAEMSFGDPRQKSTTDPSLPNGRSFPEIGKKLLAASAATGKPLTPLGQQVVHPEDSVLGGLAKAPYRGLDTTYADLIKAAFNDQYWESDEAIEAPGIVFNQMEYNFSLFFGLAVSLYESTLVADRSYFDVWMETGRFNAGFGDKELAGLNLFVNQGQCVQCHAGPELTKASIRAANQGKNLIRPMTMADGSALYDSGFYNIAVTPTTDDLGRGGSDNANLPLAFARQALMQRRNFEANQALPADEPRKPDPIPFPILGNDAIPALSEDGNSAVCTDANHNQICDPDEILNRDFKRAAVDGAFKTPGLRNSQLTGPYFHNGGVATLRQVVQFYNRGGNFCHFNASDLAPNIKPLGLTDRQEEDLVAFLVSLTDQRVRYQKAPFDHPELRLPTDGRPYQPLARIGAVGASGSHHPLPTFLDLDPNDAILTPTGSCVLE; encoded by the coding sequence ATGTACCGCCACCTGTTTAGCGCACGCACCATCGAACCGGCCGCCCATTCCCGAGCCGCCAGGATTTTTCTGAACACCGCCTTGATAACCGGCCTGCTGGCCGGTGCCGGCGTCTCCGCCAATACCACCATCGTGCAAGCGCCGGCCGACGCTCGCTCGTTCGGCTTGGAATCCTTGCGTCTGGCCGTGCGACAAGACGGCGGCGCGCCGCTGCCGGAAGGACTGGACCGCTTCGTCAAGAACCGCGAAGCGGCCCTACAACTGGGCAAGGCGCTGTTCTGGGACAGCCAAATCGGCAGCGACGGCGTGCAGGCCTGCGCCAGTTGCCATTTTCACGCCGGTGCCGACAGTCGCGCTAAAAATCAACTCAACCCCGGCTTTCTCGCGGTAGCCAATGCCAAAACCAATCCGATCGACGGTTTTGCCAACGCAAACAAAATCAATGCCGCCGATTTCGAAATCAAGGGCCCGAACGCCAGGTTAACCCGCCAGGACTTCCCGTTCGTCAAGACCATCGACAGCGTGGTCCAAGGCGCCAATAGCGCCATCGATCCCAGCACCGGTAACAGCAACGACATCGCCGGCTCGATGGGCATGTTGTACACCTTTTTCGACCACGTAAACCCCGGCCTCGCCGTCGATAGCGGCACGCCGGTCCAGGACCCGGTCTGGAACCTGTTCGGCAAGAAGAACGTGCGCCGCTCGGTCCCGCGCAACGCGCCGTCGGTGATCAACGCGGTGTTCAACTTCAGCAACTTCTGGGACGGCCGCGCCAATCCGCATTTCAACGGCCAGGACGGTTTCGGCGACCAAAATCCCAACGCCGCCATCGTCGTCAACACGCCGGACGGATTGGCCCTGGAACAAATCTCCCTGGCCCAGGCCAGTTTGGCGTCGCAGGCGATGGACCCGACCGTCAGCTTCGCGGAAATGTCGTTCGGCGACCCGCGTCAAAAATCAACCACCGACCCCAGCCTGCCTAACGGCCGCAGCTTTCCGGAAATCGGCAAAAAACTGTTGGCGGCATCCGCCGCGACCGGCAAACCCTTAACGCCGCTGGGACAGCAAGTCGTGCATCCCGAGGATTCGGTGCTGGGCGGCCTCGCCAAGGCGCCCTATCGCGGCCTGGATACGACTTACGCCGATTTGATCAAGGCCGCGTTTAACGACCAATATTGGGAATCCGACGAAGCCATCGAAGCGCCCGGCATCGTCTTCAACCAAATGGAATACAACTTCAGCCTGTTTTTCGGGCTGGCGGTGTCGCTGTACGAATCGACGTTGGTCGCCGACCGCAGTTATTTCGACGTCTGGATGGAAACCGGCCGCTTTAACGCAGGCTTCGGCGACAAGGAACTGGCCGGCTTGAATCTGTTCGTCAACCAGGGCCAGTGCGTGCAATGCCACGCCGGTCCGGAACTGACCAAAGCCTCCATCCGCGCCGCCAACCAGGGTAAAAACCTGATTCGGCCGATGACTATGGCCGACGGCAGCGCCCTTTACGATAGCGGCTTCTACAATATCGCGGTGACGCCAACCACCGACGACTTGGGCCGAGGCGGCTCCGACAATGCCAATCTGCCGCTGGCGTTTGCTCGTCAGGCGCTGATGCAACGCCGAAATTTCGAAGCCAATCAAGCCTTGCCGGCCGACGAGCCGCGAAAACCCGACCCGATTCCGTTCCCAATTCTGGGCAACGATGCGATTCCAGCGCTGAGCGAAGACGGCAACAGCGCGGTCTGCACGGATGCCAACCATAATCAGATCTGCGATCCCGACGAAATCCTCAACCGGGACTTTAAACGGGCGGCGGTCGATGGCGCTTTCAAAACCCCCGGCCTGCGCAACAGCCAATTGACCGGCCCCTACTTTCATAACGGCGGCGTCGCGACTTTACGGCAAGTGGTGCAGTTTTACAATCGCGGCGGCAACTTCTGCCACTTCAATGCGTCCGACCTCGCCCCCAACATCAAACCGTTGGGCTTGACCGACCGTCAGGAGGAAGATCTGGTCGCCTTTCTGGTGTCGTTGACCGACCAGCGCGTACGCTACCAAAAAGCGCCGTTCGATCATCCGGAACTACGTCTGCCGACCGACGGCCGCCCCTACCAACCGCTGGCGAGAATCGGCGCGGTCGGCGCGAGCGGCTCCCACCACCCGCTGCCCACCTTCCTGGACCTGGACCCCAACGACGCGATCCTGACGCCGACGGGCAGTTGCGTATTGGAATAA
- the hyfB gene encoding hydrogenase 4 subunit B, translating into MVLILAYAAVLLSFASGLLALLVNRRAGLLRLGHAAFRRWPAGRRCWTSADAWLEESRYAALLKTTVFRLLGAAGVAAILAGLWVLLGQTSVVTDRIGLGLPWLPWHVRFDGLSGFFYLIIGIAVGAVSLYGPGYVAAYQEEKHPFAVLGLFTGLFVAGMLLVLLADDAFFFMIAWELMSVASYFLVAFQHEHPANRRAAFLYLLMAEVGALAIILGFGVLAAFTDGFTFDALRQAQLSSNWATLAFVLALLGFGMKAGIVPIHVWLPEAHPVAPSHISALMSGVMLKVAVYGLIRFCFDLLGDVHWQWGVVLLVLGTFSALGGILYAMMQPNLKRLLAYSSVENIGIIFMVLGLAVIFMANGFPQLAALGLLAALFHAFNHALFKNLLFLGAGILQHQVHDLNIDTMGGLIQRLPKTSFLFLIGCMSISSLPLFNGFVSEWLAFQTALQVDALDNGVLRSLIPVSAAALALTAALAAACFVKVFGMIFLGLPRSRNAEKAQEVDDRGMLLALKLLAGLCFFFGIFPAFIIDLLNQVARQLLGQALPNDTALSWLRLAPVSHQQASYAPLLVLISVLLAAGAAFRYLRLNPETKTMRRAPAWDCGFGGLNARMQYSCSAFTMPFRRIFAKVWLIDEQIDKDLHGAGDIEVAAIHYRLQVQDHSWPRLYLPIAHAINQLARLVGRIQTGNIRVYLGYSFATLILMLWVVSL; encoded by the coding sequence ATGGTGTTGATATTGGCCTATGCCGCGGTGCTGTTGAGTTTTGCGTCCGGGCTGCTGGCGCTGCTGGTCAACCGCCGCGCCGGTTTGCTTCGGCTAGGCCACGCCGCGTTCCGGCGTTGGCCGGCCGGCAGGCGATGTTGGACTAGCGCCGATGCCTGGCTGGAAGAAAGCCGATACGCGGCGTTACTGAAAACCACGGTATTCAGGTTGCTGGGTGCGGCGGGCGTCGCCGCGATTCTGGCCGGTTTGTGGGTGCTGTTGGGTCAAACCTCGGTGGTCACCGACCGAATTGGCTTGGGCTTGCCGTGGTTGCCTTGGCATGTACGTTTCGACGGTCTGTCCGGTTTCTTCTACTTGATAATCGGCATCGCCGTTGGCGCGGTCAGCCTGTACGGGCCGGGTTATGTGGCGGCGTATCAAGAAGAAAAACATCCGTTCGCGGTGTTGGGCTTGTTCACCGGTCTGTTCGTTGCCGGTATGTTGTTGGTTCTACTGGCGGACGACGCCTTCTTTTTCATGATCGCCTGGGAGCTGATGTCGGTCGCCAGTTATTTCCTGGTGGCGTTTCAGCACGAACACCCGGCCAACCGCCGCGCCGCTTTTCTGTATTTGCTGATGGCCGAGGTCGGCGCGCTCGCCATCATTCTGGGATTTGGGGTGTTGGCGGCCTTTACCGACGGCTTTACCTTCGACGCCTTGCGTCAAGCGCAACTGTCCTCGAATTGGGCGACCTTGGCTTTCGTGCTGGCCTTGTTGGGTTTCGGCATGAAGGCCGGCATCGTGCCGATTCATGTTTGGTTGCCGGAAGCGCATCCGGTCGCGCCGTCGCATATTTCCGCGCTGATGAGCGGCGTCATGCTGAAGGTGGCCGTCTACGGACTGATCCGGTTTTGCTTCGATTTGCTGGGCGACGTGCATTGGCAATGGGGCGTCGTGCTGTTGGTGCTGGGCACGTTCTCGGCCTTGGGCGGCATTCTGTACGCGATGATGCAGCCTAACCTGAAACGCCTGCTGGCGTACAGTTCGGTGGAAAACATCGGCATTATCTTCATGGTGCTGGGCTTGGCGGTGATCTTCATGGCCAACGGCTTTCCGCAGCTGGCGGCCTTGGGCTTATTGGCGGCCTTATTTCACGCCTTCAATCATGCCTTGTTCAAAAACCTGCTGTTTTTAGGGGCCGGCATACTGCAGCATCAGGTTCACGATTTGAATATCGATACGATGGGCGGGCTGATCCAACGCTTGCCCAAGACCAGTTTCCTGTTCCTGATTGGCTGCATGAGTATCTCGTCGTTGCCGCTGTTCAACGGCTTTGTGTCGGAGTGGCTGGCCTTCCAGACCGCGCTGCAGGTGGACGCGCTAGACAACGGCGTGCTGCGCAGTCTGATACCGGTGTCGGCGGCGGCCCTGGCCTTGACCGCGGCCTTGGCGGCGGCTTGCTTCGTCAAAGTGTTCGGCATGATTTTCCTGGGGTTGCCGCGTTCGCGCAACGCCGAAAAAGCCCAGGAAGTGGACGATCGCGGCATGCTGTTGGCCTTGAAATTGTTGGCTGGCTTGTGCTTTTTCTTCGGGATTTTTCCGGCTTTCATCATCGACTTACTCAATCAGGTGGCCAGGCAATTGTTGGGTCAAGCCTTGCCCAACGATACCGCGTTGAGCTGGTTGCGACTGGCGCCGGTGTCGCATCAACAGGCATCCTATGCGCCGCTGTTGGTGTTGATCAGCGTTTTGTTGGCGGCCGGCGCGGCGTTCCGGTATCTGCGGCTCAATCCGGAAACTAAAACGATGCGCCGCGCGCCGGCTTGGGATTGCGGATTCGGCGGTTTGAACGCGCGCATGCAATACAGTTGCAGCGCGTTTACGATGCCGTTCCGGCGCATTTTCGCCAAGGTCTGGTTGATCGACGAGCAAATCGACAAAGACCTGCACGGTGCCGGGGACATCGAGGTCGCGGCGATTCATTACCGCCTGCAAGTGCAGGATCACAGCTGGCCCAGGCTCTATCTACCCATAGCCCATGCCATCAATCAACTGGCCAGGCTGGTCGGCCGCATCCAGACCGGTAATATCCGGGTTTATCTCGGTTATTCGTTTGCCACGTTAATTCTGATGTTGTGGGTGGTCAGCCTATGA
- a CDS encoding NADH-quinone oxidoreductase subunit H, with protein sequence MNWFVAVIQTTLFVALAPLLSGWLKWCKCQLQNRKAPSLLQPYRDLLKLIRKQPVVAEHASWLFIYTPYIVFSAMVLAASVVPLIAVDLPTSASADVIVLVGFFAFARFFLALAALDIGTAFGGMGASREMTISSLAEPAMLMAVFTLTMTASTTNLSLAIEHVLYEGLVLRPSFVFAMFALMLVAIAETGRIPVDNPTTHLELTMIHEAMILEYSGRHLALIEWASQLKLALYGVLIANIFAPWGIARELTLPALGYGLLAIAGKLAVLAVCLAISETLVAKMRLFRVQEYLSFAYLLGLLGMLSHIILEAAR encoded by the coding sequence ATGAACTGGTTCGTTGCCGTGATTCAAACCACGCTGTTCGTGGCCTTGGCGCCGCTACTGAGCGGTTGGTTGAAATGGTGCAAATGCCAATTACAAAACCGCAAGGCGCCGTCCTTGCTGCAACCCTATCGCGATTTGCTTAAGTTAATCCGTAAACAGCCGGTCGTCGCCGAACATGCGTCGTGGCTGTTCATCTACACGCCGTATATCGTGTTTTCGGCGATGGTGCTGGCCGCATCGGTGGTGCCGTTGATAGCGGTGGACTTGCCGACCTCGGCCAGCGCCGACGTGATCGTATTGGTCGGTTTTTTTGCGTTTGCCCGGTTTTTTCTAGCGCTGGCCGCGCTCGACATCGGGACCGCATTCGGCGGCATGGGCGCGTCGCGGGAAATGACGATTTCGTCGCTGGCCGAACCGGCGATGCTGATGGCGGTGTTCACGCTGACGATGACCGCATCGACCACCAATCTGTCGCTGGCGATCGAACATGTACTCTACGAAGGCTTGGTGCTAAGGCCGTCCTTCGTGTTCGCGATGTTCGCGCTGATGTTGGTGGCGATCGCCGAGACCGGCCGGATTCCGGTCGACAACCCGACCACTCACCTTGAGCTGACGATGATCCACGAAGCGATGATCTTGGAATACAGCGGCCGCCATTTGGCGCTGATCGAGTGGGCCAGCCAGTTGAAGTTGGCGTTGTACGGGGTGCTGATCGCCAATATCTTCGCGCCTTGGGGTATCGCGCGGGAATTGACCTTGCCGGCGCTTGGCTACGGCTTGCTGGCGATTGCGGGCAAGTTGGCGGTGTTGGCGGTGTGCTTGGCGATTTCGGAAACCCTGGTGGCGAAGATGCGCTTGTTTCGGGTGCAGGAATATCTCAGCTTCGCCTACCTGCTGGGTTTGTTGGGCATGTTGAGTCACATCATCTTGGAGGCGGCGCGCTGA
- a CDS encoding formate hydrogenlyase, producing MNLEQQDFYTQAILSMAALVGLTSFLMLGQGRLLRLIFVFALQGLLLTQTTALAAYSLDSHHLYISALLTLVLKVLFIPWMLRRQVLMLNLHRDVEALKNNTFVMLGGAALMVFSYYVLHPIVQTSSAVMLNALAVSLSVVLLGMLLMISHRQAIAHVVGFMSIENGLFFAAIVATRGMPMVVELGIAFDVLVAAVLFGIFFFHISTSIDSLDVDRMNRLHEVDR from the coding sequence ATGAATCTCGAACAACAGGATTTTTACACCCAGGCGATTTTGTCGATGGCCGCGCTGGTCGGTTTGACTTCGTTTCTGATGCTGGGGCAGGGCCGTTTGTTGCGGCTGATCTTCGTGTTCGCGCTGCAAGGCTTGCTGTTGACGCAGACCACGGCCTTGGCGGCTTACAGTCTGGATAGCCATCATCTTTACATTTCCGCGCTGTTGACCTTGGTGCTGAAGGTGTTGTTCATTCCGTGGATGCTGCGGCGGCAGGTACTGATGCTGAATCTGCACCGCGACGTGGAGGCCTTGAAAAACAACACCTTCGTGATGCTGGGCGGCGCGGCGCTGATGGTGTTCAGCTATTACGTGCTGCATCCCATCGTGCAGACCTCGTCGGCGGTGATGTTGAATGCGTTGGCGGTCAGCCTGTCGGTGGTGCTGCTGGGGATGTTATTGATGATTTCGCATCGCCAGGCGATTGCCCACGTGGTCGGCTTCATGTCCATCGAAAACGGATTGTTTTTCGCCGCCATCGTGGCCACGCGCGGCATGCCGATGGTCGTCGAATTGGGGATAGCCTTCGACGTGCTGGTCGCGGCGGTGTTGTTCGGGATCTTTTTCTTTCATATCAGCACCAGCATCGACTCGCTGGATGTCGATCGGATGAACCGTTTGCACGAGGTGGACCGATGA
- a CDS encoding hydrogenase 4 subunit F translates to MIAAYLVMLIPLIGILFFAFVGHQRETGQLNVRFNAVTLLATIWLAVNVLNNGTILSAGKAFIVDSFNVYLIVLTAFVGLTTSIFSAPYMEHEKQRGKLTEKRLKLYYSMYQGFMLAMYLVLTTNNMGVMWVAMEGATLATVLLVSLYRTPESIEAAWKYFILCGVGIAQALFGTILLYYAAVQIGDGDNALLWSVLFDNAARLNPEILELAFVFMLIGYGTKIGLVPLHNWLPDAHSEGPTPMSAVLSGLLLNDALYAVVRNKMLVDGATHTNMAGLLMMGFGLLSFLVAALFLHRQKDIKRLFSYSSIEHMGVMTFAFGMGGASATFAALLHMTVHSLTKSAIFVTVGHAAQLAGTQQMEKIRGLIKTQPEIGWGLLIGTVAIAGFPPFGVFTSEFLVLVATMHSYPWLAPVLLLGIGVAFAGLFRHIQPIVYGERPEGQQPIKANLWPVMIHLALVLWLGLAIPDFLANWFSQATQLISGSVPL, encoded by the coding sequence ATGATCGCCGCTTATCTGGTCATGCTGATTCCGCTGATCGGCATCCTGTTTTTCGCGTTTGTCGGTCACCAGCGCGAAACCGGCCAACTCAACGTGCGCTTCAACGCCGTTACGTTGCTGGCGACGATTTGGCTGGCGGTCAATGTGTTGAACAACGGCACCATCCTGTCGGCCGGCAAGGCCTTCATCGTCGATTCGTTCAACGTGTATCTGATCGTGTTGACCGCCTTTGTCGGCTTGACCACCTCGATTTTTTCCGCGCCTTACATGGAGCACGAAAAGCAGCGGGGTAAATTGACCGAGAAGCGGCTGAAGCTTTACTACTCGATGTATCAAGGCTTTATGCTGGCAATGTATCTGGTATTGACCACCAACAACATGGGGGTGATGTGGGTGGCGATGGAGGGGGCGACGCTGGCGACCGTATTATTGGTCAGCCTTTACCGCACACCGGAATCGATAGAAGCCGCCTGGAAATATTTCATTCTGTGCGGGGTCGGTATCGCTCAGGCCTTGTTCGGCACGATCTTGCTGTATTACGCGGCGGTGCAGATCGGCGACGGCGATAACGCCTTGCTGTGGTCGGTGCTGTTCGACAACGCCGCGCGTTTGAATCCGGAAATTTTGGAGTTGGCCTTCGTGTTCATGTTGATCGGTTACGGCACCAAGATTGGTTTGGTGCCCTTGCACAACTGGTTGCCGGACGCCCATTCCGAAGGCCCGACGCCGATGTCGGCGGTGTTGTCCGGATTGTTGCTCAACGACGCCTTGTACGCGGTGGTGCGCAATAAGATGCTGGTGGACGGCGCCACCCACACCAACATGGCCGGTTTGCTGATGATGGGATTCGGCTTGCTGTCGTTTTTGGTGGCCGCCTTGTTTTTGCACCGGCAAAAAGACATCAAGCGCTTGTTCAGTTACTCGTCGATAGAGCACATGGGCGTGATGACCTTTGCCTTCGGCATGGGCGGCGCATCGGCGACCTTCGCGGCGCTGCTGCACATGACGGTGCATTCGTTGACCAAATCGGCGATCTTCGTGACAGTGGGCCATGCCGCGCAACTGGCGGGCACCCAGCAGATGGAGAAAATTCGCGGTTTGATCAAAACTCAACCCGAGATCGGTTGGGGGCTGTTGATCGGTACCGTGGCGATTGCCGGCTTTCCGCCGTTCGGCGTGTTCACCAGTGAGTTTTTGGTATTGGTGGCGACGATGCATAGTTATCCGTGGCTGGCGCCGGTATTGTTGCTGGGAATAGGCGTTGCCTTCGCCGGGCTGTTTCGCCACATTCAACCCATCGTCTACGGCGAGCGCCCCGAGGGCCAGCAGCCGATTAAAGCCAATCTGTGGCCGGTGATGATTCATCTGGCGCTGGTATTGTGGTTGGGTCTGGCAATTCCCGATTTTCTGGCGAATTGGTTTTCGCAAGCCACGCAGTTGATTTCCGGGAGCGTGCCGCTATGA
- a CDS encoding NADH-quinone oxidoreductase subunit C has product MSNPNWTQALRSSLSAAGVAVESDAAGDAISHWRVASEHWRTLAELALADSVRWSAGWAEQRAAGFVVHVLLEKHGVYLWAQTELGPAKPEVPSQAGVYPAANRSERHTQDMFGIQFVGHPDNRPWTRHKAWDKHQHPLRKDFPVEGRPETVTPPDMDYAFVKSHGAGTYEIPVGPVHAGIIEPGHFRFQAVGELILNLEERLGYVHKGIEKIAEGRDPPGLARLAGRVSGDTTVGHAWAACMAMERAAGVEIPPRAVLIRGILAERERVANHLGDIGAICNDVAFTFAQIQFTRLREDWLRTQAAMFGHRLMMDCVVPGGVTSDLSAEQCQAMRVGIVKLRDELADLMTTLDLNSSLEDRLYTAGFLSEDIAAAYGTVGYVGRASGQDFDVRRDAAYPPYDAVGFKVALENQGDIASRFWVRYKEIIASMKLIEQFIDRLAPGALVGDWHIPAAGSRGLGIVDGWRGEIVSFVAFEAGNRIARFYPRDPSQLNWPALEKLVLNNIVPDFPVCNKSVNGSYSGNDL; this is encoded by the coding sequence ATGAGCAATCCGAATTGGACCCAAGCCTTGCGCTCATCCCTCTCGGCGGCCGGCGTCGCCGTCGAATCGGATGCCGCCGGCGACGCCATTTCCCATTGGCGGGTGGCTTCCGAACATTGGCGCACGTTGGCCGAGTTGGCGCTAGCCGATAGCGTGCGCTGGTCGGCCGGCTGGGCCGAACAACGCGCGGCCGGTTTTGTCGTGCATGTATTGCTGGAAAAACACGGCGTTTATCTTTGGGCGCAAACCGAGCTGGGTCCGGCAAAGCCGGAAGTGCCCAGTCAGGCCGGCGTGTATCCGGCCGCCAATCGTAGCGAGCGCCACACCCAAGATATGTTCGGCATCCAGTTCGTCGGCCATCCGGATAACCGGCCGTGGACGCGCCACAAGGCGTGGGACAAACACCAACATCCGTTGCGCAAGGACTTTCCGGTCGAAGGTCGCCCGGAAACCGTGACGCCGCCGGACATGGATTATGCCTTCGTGAAATCGCACGGCGCCGGCACCTACGAAATCCCGGTCGGTCCGGTCCATGCCGGCATCATCGAACCCGGCCATTTTCGGTTTCAGGCGGTCGGCGAATTGATATTGAATTTGGAAGAACGCCTGGGTTACGTGCATAAAGGCATCGAAAAAATCGCCGAGGGCCGCGATCCGCCAGGCTTGGCCAGGTTGGCCGGCCGGGTGTCCGGCGATACGACCGTCGGACACGCCTGGGCCGCCTGCATGGCGATGGAGCGGGCGGCCGGTGTCGAAATTCCGCCGCGCGCGGTGCTGATACGCGGCATTCTGGCCGAACGCGAGCGGGTCGCCAATCATCTGGGCGACATCGGCGCGATCTGCAACGACGTGGCGTTTACGTTCGCGCAAATCCAATTTACCCGACTGCGCGAAGACTGGTTGCGCACCCAGGCCGCGATGTTCGGGCATCGGCTGATGATGGATTGCGTCGTTCCGGGCGGCGTGACATCGGACTTGTCGGCTGAGCAATGCCAAGCCATGCGCGTCGGTATCGTCAAGCTCAGAGACGAATTGGCCGATCTAATGACCACGCTGGATTTGAATTCGTCGCTGGAAGACCGTCTATATACCGCCGGATTTTTGTCCGAGGATATCGCTGCCGCCTATGGCACCGTCGGCTATGTCGGCCGGGCCAGCGGCCAGGACTTCGATGTGCGCCGCGATGCGGCCTATCCGCCCTACGACGCGGTCGGTTTCAAGGTGGCGCTGGAAAATCAGGGCGATATCGCCTCGCGTTTTTGGGTGCGTTATAAGGAAATCATCGCCTCAATGAAGCTGATCGAACAGTTTATCGACCGGCTGGCGCCGGGCGCGCTGGTCGGCGATTGGCACATCCCGGCGGCCGGCAGCCGGGGCCTGGGCATCGTCGACGGCTGGCGCGGCGAGATCGTCAGCTTCGTGGCTTTCGAAGCCGGCAACCGCATCGCCCGGTTCTATCCGCGCGATCCCAGTCAGTTGAACTGGCCGGCACTGGAAAAATTGGTGTTGAACAACATCGTGCCGGATTTTCCGGTGTGCAACAAATCCGTGAACGGCTCCTATTCCGGTAATGACTTATAG